A genomic segment from Gemmatimonas aurantiaca encodes:
- a CDS encoding universal stress protein encodes MSAPVDPLPALHEAPAVVRPGPVLVASDGTAVSHDALFGAARLAASTFGTSIEILGVCEPITGVAGGMDVLPIPAELDEARRSTMQADLRRSVSIADTGDPTWPITVLTGSPARTLASEAALRDASLIVMGIGRHNPLDRLFGTETTLATLRESRVPVLAVGTNFPVTPQHAVVGLDFSAASVQAARMAMQMLAGGGRLTLVHVRPRFEHPSSDWQTWDAEYGRTLPPLFDQVRQALDAREDIIVETVTVRGDPAPALIAFAQQAHADLVAVGTQRHSLFERLVVGSVATRVLRTARCGVLAVPQSRGAASDI; translated from the coding sequence ATGTCTGCGCCAGTCGATCCTCTGCCGGCCCTTCACGAGGCCCCAGCCGTCGTGCGGCCGGGACCGGTGTTGGTGGCCAGCGACGGGACGGCCGTTTCGCACGACGCGCTCTTCGGCGCGGCACGGCTGGCCGCATCGACGTTCGGCACGTCCATCGAAATTCTGGGTGTCTGCGAGCCGATCACCGGTGTGGCCGGCGGCATGGATGTGCTGCCCATTCCCGCCGAGCTCGACGAGGCGCGACGGTCGACCATGCAGGCCGATCTCCGCCGCTCGGTGTCGATTGCGGATACCGGAGATCCGACCTGGCCGATCACCGTGCTCACCGGATCCCCCGCCCGCACGCTCGCCAGCGAAGCCGCCCTGCGGGACGCGTCGCTGATCGTCATGGGAATCGGCCGGCACAATCCACTCGACCGGCTGTTCGGCACCGAAACGACGCTGGCCACGTTGCGGGAATCGCGCGTGCCAGTGCTGGCGGTGGGAACGAACTTTCCGGTCACGCCCCAGCATGCCGTGGTCGGCCTCGATTTCAGTGCCGCCAGCGTGCAGGCGGCCCGCATGGCCATGCAGATGCTCGCAGGCGGCGGACGTCTGACCCTGGTGCATGTGCGGCCGCGCTTCGAGCATCCATCGTCCGACTGGCAGACCTGGGACGCCGAGTACGGACGCACCCTGCCGCCGTTGTTCGATCAGGTGCGGCAGGCGCTCGATGCCCGCGAGGACATCATCGTGGAGACCGTCACCGTACGTGGCGATCCCGCCCCCGCCCTGATCGCCTTCGCGCAGCAGGCCCATGCCGATCTCGTCGCCGTGGGCACGCAGCGCCACAGCCTGTTCGAACGCCTGGTGGTCGGATCGGTAGCCACGCGCGTGCTGCGGACGGCGCGATGTGGAGTGCTGGCGGTACCCCAGAGCCGGGGCGCGGCCTCGGACATCTGA